A stretch of DNA from Solea solea chromosome 11, fSolSol10.1, whole genome shotgun sequence:
TAACATGGCttcagattgtgtgtgtttgtgtgtgtacctgtgtgtgtgcggatgTGTCCTCGGAGCAGCCACGGTCTGGAGAAGGCCTTGCCACAGGTGGGGCACACGCACGGCAGCGTGTGCGAGCGGATGTGCATCTTCAGCGCCCCCAGGCTGGTGTACTCCTTTGGGCAGTTTTTGCAGTGGAAGGCCGGGCGTGCGGACACCTCGGcgggcagggagggaggggcacAGTGGGTGAGCTGGTGGTGGGACAGTGCAGAGAGGCTGGTGTAGCTCTTACTGCACTGGAGGCAGTGGTAGAGGTGCTGCATGACGTCCGGGCTGGGGGGATCCGAACTGCGCCCActgtcctcctcatcctcaccactactgctgccgctgctgctgctgctgctgcagggcgAGCTGCCGCAGGGCGAGCTGCTGAGGTCCAGAGGACCCAGTGGTGATGGGGGCAGGGAGACCGGGGTGACTGGGGAGAGAGGTGCGGGCAGTGGgtccatgctgctgctgctgctgctgctgctgctgctgctgaagaaggGGCTGCTGGGATAGCAGGTCAGGGCAGAGCTGTTGTTCTGCGTTGGAAGTTCAGCCCGGGGAAAACTTTCAGGGACAAAAGCTGACAACACAACAAGAGGAAATGAAAGTCAGGTGGGTGTTTTTCACTTAGATGAGGAGATAATTTAATTAAGCTCAAGCATGTGCTGGTGTTTGGTTACAGGCTGCTTTCACTGCACCTGCCCAGAAACACTTTCCTGCAGCCAGGAAACTAAAATCATCCTAATCTGCTTCAtacttgttgtgtgtgtgtgaagttctCATGTCTAACTTTACAGCCTGAGATTTCCTCCACATGTCAGACACAAACATTTAGGGAAGTCTTACCGGTCTGGCTCTCCAGGTGAGTCTCCCTGTGGTGAGGCTTCTTGTTTGAATAATACTTCTTCACGAGGAATGACCGAGGCATGATGAACTCTCCGGTGTTTTAacgcaaaaaataaaaaacaaagcgATGTTGATCGTAAATCCGGCGGCGGACTGCGCTCTGCTGCAGACTGCAGTCACCACACAGAGGGATAAGATAACGAGAGCTTCTAAGTCACTTCCAGCTTCAATGTGACTCAATGGGGAACTCGCCTTCTCATATAGAAGGAGCGGAGCGCAGCAGCGAGGTGGGCGGTCACGTCTCCGCCCCCAAGACACGCCCCCCTGTGTCAGACACTGCGTCCTCGCTCTGGACAGTCGCAGGTGCCGCGgcgccaaaaaagaaaaaagaagctgctGCTAAATGTGTAAttgtgacactttttttaaCAACAGGTCACTGCGCATTTTTTATGTCTCGTTATTTGCCTCGTGTTCATGAGCCTCACTTATGTGCACGTGGGTTGTCTTTGTGGAGAAGACgtcaaaaaaaactaaacttttttATAATCAAGATTCTTTGTCGATGCCCCTAAACCATGTCGCTGCAGCGCCCTCTGTCGGCTAATGCAGTGAACGACATGTCCTGTGAGTTGCAGATGgtgcaatattttttaaacacttctAAACTTATTTattcttaattattattatgtgctttacatgttatatttttatattcttaattgtatcttattttatttcttattctgATATTGTGTCGTATGTGAGactactagttattattataatagaacTTGATAATTTATTACAAATTAGATCATATTTTTATAAAGTtagattatttttataaaatgttattttttctaAAAGTTAGATTATTTTAtaaattagattatttttataaaatttgATTTCTTTTACAAAAGTTAGaatatttttataaaatgtgattattttataaaatctTTTATTGTCGGTAGTTTTTAATGATATTATTGTGGAATAACATGAATGATAGATAATCCTATACATGACATATAAGGAAGAagtgttatgttgttgtttaagTGCCTGTAGAAATCTCTCTTTTACCACAGACACATGACATTTTATGATTCCCCGCTCTTCTCTTCTCGCCTCTGCTCCTTTTGTGCGTCTGTTGCTCGGGGCTTTTACGCACGCACCCCGGCGGTGATGTGATGAGGAGAACGGGCagatttcctcctcctttcttaAAGAATAAGGTACAGGAGACAAACGCtctgttctcttctcttctaTCATTAAGTTCATCCTGACCGTAAacccctctgtctctgtttgtgtctccGCGGGGAAAGAAGGAGCCTGTGTGGATGAAAAGAGGCGCTGTTCTCCCCTCACAGCACGAGCCGAGGTTCAAATTAACGCAGCTGACAGGAGCAACATGgtgatgatgttaaaatccACACAAGGCTTCATTCATACCTGACCCTTTCTATAAGTGGCATGACGTCACCCAGAGACCTGGGAATGTAAGATTTCCCCACAGGAaatgacttttgttttattatccAGAGCCAAAACGAATCTGCGCGTAATGTTGTGCCATAAATGAAACCTTTACTCTTGGATTTACATTGTTCAACTGTTCACTaaagagtgtgttgttgtttctgtcaACACATTACATCATTATatatctgtgtatttgtgtgtatgtttaagaGCATACGAATATATACGaattatatatagagagagatattTATTCACTTACTTACTCCTTTATTTTGGTATTGAATACAATTATTCAATCTAACttgatcttctttttttttttacataatttccTGTAGTGTTTCCTCACATGCAGACCGCGTTTCCTCAGCTCATTTTGTCTTAATTGTGTTCATGAAGGTGTGAATGTCCCTTTGTGGGTGAATGTGTGATTGAGTGGTGTGGGTggggatgtttttgtttatgtaaagCGCTTCGTTTCGCATTTCAATATGTATGAAATGGGCTCATTCGACTTGTTTGACTTTAAAtactgatgtttttctttttaagacaCCTTTATTCTGGCCCTTTCCTCTTAATTCTACTCTTTTTAACGCGTGGTTTTGAAGTGAATCCCTTCGTCGCTCTGTGCAGCACATTTAATCTTCATCCACGTATGAAATGTGCTCTGCAAACTGTTTTCTTCGAGTTGAGTCGAAGTGCTTTACAGGAAAAGAACACAatcaaaagacaaacaacacaattcCACGTGAAATATATAATCGAGATTAAAAGCGAGAtcgaaaagagaaaaaaaaaataataattgtcagTTGTTGTcacttaattaataaataacattaaattaaatcgtaaaattattaaaattggAGAATaactaaatgtaaaatattgacATATATGAATGTGAAACACTCGCACCCCATAAATCTAATTACTTTTAAAAACGAGTCATTTTATGTTATATCATAGaagtaaactaaactaaaataaagcTCTATTTTCTTGAACTGTCTGCttatgtcttcttctttttaggaATTTATAgagcaaatgaatgaatgaatgatacaTGTATGGCATGGTCTGCATGTAGAGCAGTTCATGCTTTCATCTtttgtgatgtgttgttgtttgtaaacttcctcctcctcctccgcagcagcagcagatgcagcaTCAGGTGGCAGCAGAGTGTGAGTGCACCTGTCTGCAGGAGGCGCCATTGTCGCTGCGTGCCCAAAAGTTCACACGTCGTTAGGACGATTGTTGACACCGACGCCACGTAGACTGGTGGTCAGGAGGTCAGTGCAGCAGTAAACACACACGTGAAAgtaatctctgtgtgtgtgtgtgtgtgtgtgcgtgtgtgtgcacctgtagTTACATCCTTTGTGAGGACCGAAAACCTACGAACCTGTCTTTGAGAGGACATTTGTGTCTGTTCTCCACAACCTTAAAGGGTCTTTTCAGGGTTAACACTTAGTAtttcaggttagggttagaattaagtCCACCCACAACTGTAGTGGACCCTAAATTATGatgcaataaagatattcatgatgatatttcactgatATTGCTTAAaaaattgcttgttttgatatggagcAATGCCTCACTCacaataatgacatatttgtgATGCAAAAACAGAGGAATACGTCTAAAATCAAccaaataataatgtaattaaaacacctaACAAGCATTGTTAGGTGCAATGTGAAATTTTATGttgaatttaataatttaatcatttaataatgtgaaaatgaatattCCTTTTTATAGCAAATACATTTAATGTTATATTCCCTCTATgttctttcacattttcattataagAAGATTTTACTTGGCGATCAAGTCTTTTTTCAGCATCGTGCTTGATGTGAACGAGAGGATGTTCCGAAATTCACCTGCAAATTATGAAAAATGTCTTGCTGCTTATTCCAAAGACCTGTAAAACGCCTCAGATACTTCACTGAGCTTAAGCTGATTTTAATATGTGCATGAAAATATCAAAATTCATGATTTGAAGTGAAGGATGTGCAAATGATGTTGTCTTGCACTTTTACACCCTTTCAGATATGACGTGGACCCCAGCTGTAATAAACACTGAATGCTTGTATTTTTAGGCTGTggacctcagaggattttcagatttcaaagtcCCTGGAGACTCTTGCTCGGGATCCCGGTGACGAGGAGTGCGTTGCAGTACAGTTCAGCCTGGAGGAGACAGAAGGCGTGGACCACGCTTTGCTCATTTCCTTGCATTTTCTATTACAAGAGCCAGTGATTTAAACACGTACGGCAGGAAGAGTGATGCTAAAACTGGGCAGACTGCAGACAACTCTGTGTTACAACGCAGTGACCTCaggacacacagaggacacacagagacatgaaacACTTTTCAGCTCAGCAGAACAGATGTTCTTTTCCTCTCTGGCCTCAGGgatgaagcacacacacacacacacacacactctcaaactGACAGAAATAATGAGAGAGACTTGCCTTCATTTCAGGAGAATGACACCTCGAGTGACACCTCAGGCGGACGCTGTAGATGTCTCAATGTCTGAGGCTCAttttatacatgtttatatttctatGTTCTATGTATCTAGCATAAGACcaagtgattgacagctgctttttgtgaatatttgtgGGAAAATTGCACCCGAAACCGAAAGAAGTCTAGGTCCAGTCACATTTATATACgaaaaaataagaataacacATTCACAGAGACATGAAACTAACATGAAACTAACATCAGATCAGTTACAGTTATCCTGAAATGACCTGCGAACCAAAAAGCTGCATACATGACAATTTAATACCGTTTTACATGTCATTATCAATAAATGTAATTCAACTCAAATGCattgtaaaatgtaaagttatgtGAATGCATTT
This window harbors:
- the snai1b gene encoding snail family zinc finger 1b, encoding MPRSFLVKKYYSNKKPHHRETHLESQTAFVPESFPRAELPTQNNSSALTCYPSSPFFSSSSSSSSSSSMDPLPAPLSPVTPVSLPPSPLGPLDLSSSPCGSSPCSSSSSSGSSSGEDEEDSGRSSDPPSPDVMQHLYHCLQCSKSYTSLSALSHHQLTHCAPPSLPAEVSARPAFHCKNCPKEYTSLGALKMHIRSHTLPCVCPTCGKAFSRPWLLRGHIRTHTGERPFACQHCNRAFADRSNLRAHLQTHSEVKKYQCGSCSRTFSRMSLLHKHNVSRCCSAS